A genomic segment from Streptomyces antibioticus encodes:
- a CDS encoding putative immunity protein, producing MPTEPDRTEPAKIELSERELRDITGYAAACAHRALPIFEGAEPTDPRPREALDAALAFAAGGRRTADLRARAWAAFKAAREAPTPAAGDAARAASHAAAAAYLHPLADAHQVKHILGAAAHAARAEELALAAPETLDWARRHAPRAVTDVLARLPDAPAGGGRVGHLLRELDAALRV from the coding sequence ATGCCCACCGAGCCGGACAGGACCGAGCCAGCGAAGATCGAGCTGAGCGAACGAGAACTGCGGGACATCACGGGCTACGCGGCCGCGTGCGCACACCGCGCCCTGCCGATCTTCGAGGGCGCCGAACCCACCGACCCACGCCCGCGCGAAGCCCTCGACGCCGCCCTCGCCTTCGCCGCGGGCGGCCGCCGGACGGCCGATCTCCGGGCGCGCGCCTGGGCGGCGTTCAAGGCGGCACGGGAAGCGCCCACACCCGCGGCGGGCGACGCGGCACGCGCGGCGAGCCACGCGGCCGCCGCCGCGTATCTGCACCCCCTGGCCGACGCCCACCAGGTCAAGCACATCCTCGGCGCCGCCGCCCACGCGGCCCGGGCGGAGGAGCTGGCGCTCGCCGCCCCGGAGACCCTCGACTGGGCCCGCCGCCACGCTCCCCGCGCCGTCACCGACGTCCTCGCCCGCCTGCCCGACGCACCCGCCGGCGGCGGCCGGGTGGGCCACCTCCTCCGCGAACTGGACGCCGCGCTGCGGGTCTAG
- a CDS encoding DUF2470 domain-containing protein — protein sequence MRRSHPLATAPTAAERTRSILAAAHSMTVVSDGRHAEVHRLDGEGAMGHVHLHAPLETGEHRTGTPFPVKLELTDIAPTPVRDRLRARVTLTGLLAGPYDPAATGSTCMEFGQAILEDAAGRTYITLQELEDAELDPVATSEASLLTHLLDDHSDLVPRLLRLVRPAPDTGVLRALPVALDRYGLTLRLEYPRTHRDVRVPFRTPLAHLDHIGPQIHALLSAARRLSHTAHLLP from the coding sequence ATGCGCCGTTCCCACCCCCTCGCCACCGCACCGACGGCCGCCGAGCGCACCCGCTCGATCCTGGCCGCCGCCCATTCCATGACCGTCGTCAGTGACGGCCGGCACGCCGAGGTCCACCGGCTCGACGGGGAGGGCGCCATGGGACACGTCCACCTGCACGCGCCCCTGGAGACCGGCGAGCACCGCACCGGCACGCCCTTCCCGGTGAAACTGGAACTCACCGACATCGCCCCCACCCCCGTGCGCGACCGGCTGCGCGCCCGCGTCACCCTGACCGGACTGCTCGCCGGCCCCTACGACCCCGCCGCCACCGGCAGCACCTGCATGGAGTTCGGCCAGGCCATCCTGGAGGACGCCGCCGGGCGCACCTACATCACCCTCCAGGAACTGGAGGACGCCGAACTCGACCCCGTGGCGACCAGCGAGGCGTCCCTGCTGACCCATCTCCTCGACGACCACAGCGACCTCGTCCCCCGGCTGCTGCGCCTCGTCCGCCCCGCCCCCGACACCGGCGTCCTGCGCGCCCTCCCGGTGGCGCTCGACCGCTACGGCCTCACCCTGCGCCTCGAATACCCCCGCACCCACCGCGACGTCCGCGTCCCCTTCCGGACCCCGCTGGCCCACCTCGACCACATCGGCCCCCAGATCCACGCCCTGCTGTCCGCCGCCCGCCGCCTCTCCCACACGGCCCATCTGCTGCCCTGA
- a CDS encoding sarcosine oxidase subunit delta family protein, translating to MLLIPCPWCGPRDETEFHHGGQAHVPYPQDPFALSDEEWARYLFFRANPKGPFAERWSHTAGCRRWFNAVRDTSTNEILAVYRVGEARPEAVPRRPVPSRPTAAPAPRQTAPEPTRDPVAAPPATGLRHPTRGLVHRDEPLTFHFDGTAYQGFRGDTLASALLANGVVRTGTSVRLGRPRGIFSAGVEEPNALVQIEAPFPEPMLPATTVELYDGLVASGLAGRGRLATAPDPARYDAVHTHCDLLIVGAGPAGLAAAAAAADSGARVIVADDRPRPGGSLLDTAEHLDWADEITARLDAAPEARLLRRTTVFGHYDDNHLLAVERRTHHLGAAAPPDVSRERVWRIRARRVVHATGAHERSLAFADNDRPGVMLAASARAYVNRYGVLPGRRAVVLTTNDSAYAAALDLASAGVHIAAVADLRADPGEWARRARAAGIEVLPGHAVIGTRGDDRLTGVTLAPYGQSTGGRDVDADLLLVSGGWNPVVHLFSQAGGTLRHDETLGAFVPDTCRQAVEVAGGANGAFDAATVLAQGAAAGARAVAAEGYTPGSPRLPVPATGPHTPARHVYAVPGTPGAPRFVDLQRDVTVDDLARATGAGLRSVEHTKRYTTAGTGADQGRTSGLLAGGVVAELLGVDVSALGTTTFRPPYAPVSFAALAGRDRGALHDPVRTTALHAWHETHGALFENVGQWKRPWYYPRDGEDMTAAVLRECAAAREGVALMDASTLGKIDVQGPDAAAFLDLLYTNLMSTLKVGMIRYGVMCRLDGMVFDDGTVIRLAQDRFLVTTTTGKAAAVLDWMEEWLQTEWPQLRVHCTSVTEQWATVALVGPRSRAVLGALAPQLAVSSTDFPFMAWRDTTVAGIAARVCRISFSGELAYEINVSPWHALALWEALYETGAPYGITPYGTETMHVLRAEKGYPIIGQDTDGTVTPQDLGMSWAVSKKKPDFIGKRSHSRADTVRADRKHLVGLVPEDPGTLLPEGTQLVADSVLPAPPVPMLGHVTSSYRSAALGRTFALALVESGRERVGERLYAPVGDRLVPVTVTSPVHYDPEGARRDG from the coding sequence ATGCTGCTGATCCCGTGCCCGTGGTGCGGGCCCCGCGACGAGACCGAGTTCCACCACGGCGGCCAGGCCCATGTGCCCTACCCGCAGGACCCCTTCGCCCTCAGCGACGAGGAATGGGCCCGCTACCTGTTCTTCCGCGCCAACCCCAAGGGCCCCTTCGCCGAACGCTGGAGCCACACGGCGGGCTGCCGCCGCTGGTTCAACGCCGTGCGCGACACGTCGACGAACGAGATCCTCGCCGTGTACCGGGTGGGGGAGGCGCGACCGGAGGCGGTGCCGCGAAGGCCGGTGCCCTCGCGCCCGACGGCCGCCCCAGCACCACGTCAGACAGCTCCGGAACCCACCCGGGACCCTGTCGCCGCGCCCCCGGCGACGGGCCTCCGCCATCCCACCCGCGGCCTCGTCCACCGCGACGAGCCCCTCACCTTCCACTTCGACGGCACCGCCTACCAGGGCTTCCGCGGCGACACCCTCGCCTCCGCCCTCCTCGCCAACGGAGTCGTCCGGACCGGCACCAGCGTCAGACTCGGCCGCCCGCGCGGCATCTTCTCGGCGGGCGTGGAGGAACCCAACGCGCTCGTCCAGATCGAGGCCCCCTTCCCCGAACCGATGCTCCCCGCCACCACGGTCGAGCTGTACGACGGCCTGGTCGCGAGCGGCCTCGCCGGGCGCGGCCGCCTCGCCACGGCACCGGACCCCGCCCGCTACGACGCCGTACACACCCACTGCGACCTGCTGATCGTCGGAGCGGGCCCGGCCGGCCTCGCCGCCGCGGCGGCGGCAGCGGACAGCGGCGCGCGGGTCATCGTCGCCGACGACCGGCCGCGGCCCGGCGGCAGCCTCCTGGACACGGCCGAACACCTCGACTGGGCGGACGAGATCACCGCACGGCTCGACGCGGCCCCCGAGGCACGCCTGCTGCGCCGCACCACCGTCTTCGGCCACTACGACGACAACCACCTCCTCGCCGTGGAACGCCGCACCCATCACCTCGGCGCCGCCGCCCCGCCCGACGTCTCCCGCGAACGCGTCTGGCGGATCCGCGCCCGCCGGGTCGTCCACGCCACCGGCGCCCACGAACGCTCCCTCGCCTTCGCGGACAACGACCGGCCCGGTGTGATGCTGGCCGCGTCGGCCCGCGCGTACGTCAACCGGTACGGGGTCCTGCCCGGCCGCCGGGCCGTCGTCCTCACCACCAACGACAGCGCCTACGCGGCGGCCCTGGACCTGGCCTCGGCGGGCGTGCACATCGCGGCCGTCGCCGATCTGCGCGCGGACCCGGGGGAGTGGGCGCGCCGCGCCCGGGCGGCCGGCATCGAGGTGCTGCCGGGCCACGCGGTCATCGGCACCCGGGGCGACGACCGCCTCACCGGCGTGACCCTCGCGCCGTACGGGCAGTCCACCGGCGGCCGGGACGTCGACGCCGATCTGCTGCTGGTCTCCGGCGGCTGGAACCCGGTCGTGCACCTGTTCAGCCAGGCGGGCGGCACCCTGCGCCACGACGAGACGCTCGGCGCGTTCGTCCCCGACACCTGCCGGCAGGCCGTCGAGGTCGCGGGCGGTGCGAACGGCGCGTTCGACGCGGCCACGGTCCTGGCCCAGGGCGCGGCCGCGGGCGCCCGGGCGGTGGCGGCCGAGGGCTACACACCCGGGTCCCCCCGCCTCCCGGTCCCGGCCACCGGGCCCCACACCCCGGCCCGGCACGTGTACGCCGTCCCCGGCACCCCGGGCGCGCCCCGCTTCGTCGACCTCCAACGGGACGTGACCGTCGACGACCTGGCACGCGCGACCGGCGCCGGTCTGCGCTCGGTCGAGCACACCAAGCGGTACACCACGGCGGGCACCGGCGCCGACCAGGGCCGGACGTCAGGGCTGCTGGCCGGTGGTGTGGTCGCCGAACTGCTCGGCGTGGACGTCTCGGCGCTCGGCACGACCACGTTCCGCCCGCCCTATGCCCCCGTCTCCTTCGCCGCCCTCGCGGGCCGCGACCGGGGCGCGCTGCACGACCCCGTGCGCACCACCGCCCTGCACGCCTGGCACGAGACGCACGGCGCGCTGTTCGAGAACGTCGGCCAGTGGAAACGCCCTTGGTACTACCCGCGCGACGGCGAGGACATGACGGCCGCCGTACTGCGCGAGTGCGCCGCCGCCCGCGAGGGGGTCGCCCTCATGGACGCCTCCACCCTCGGCAAGATCGACGTCCAGGGCCCGGACGCCGCCGCCTTCCTCGACCTGCTCTACACCAACCTGATGAGCACCCTGAAGGTCGGCATGATCCGCTACGGCGTGATGTGCCGGCTGGACGGCATGGTCTTCGACGACGGCACCGTCATCCGCCTCGCCCAGGACCGGTTCCTGGTGACGACGACCACCGGCAAGGCGGCCGCCGTACTCGACTGGATGGAGGAGTGGCTCCAGACCGAGTGGCCCCAACTGCGCGTCCACTGCACCTCGGTGACGGAACAATGGGCCACGGTGGCCCTGGTCGGCCCCCGCTCGCGCGCGGTGCTGGGCGCCCTCGCGCCCCAACTGGCCGTCTCGAGCACCGACTTCCCCTTCATGGCCTGGCGGGACACCACCGTCGCGGGGATCGCCGCGCGCGTCTGCCGGATCAGCTTCTCCGGCGAACTCGCCTACGAGATCAACGTGTCACCGTGGCACGCCCTCGCCCTGTGGGAGGCGCTGTACGAGACCGGCGCCCCGTACGGCATCACCCCCTACGGCACCGAGACCATGCATGTGCTGCGCGCCGAGAAGGGCTACCCGATCATCGGCCAGGACACCGACGGCACGGTCACCCCGCAGGACCTCGGCATGAGTTGGGCGGTCTCCAAGAAGAAGCCCGACTTCATCGGCAAGCGGTCCCACAGCCGCGCCGACACCGTCCGCGCCGACCGCAAGCACCTGGTCGGCTTGGTGCCGGAGGACCCCGGCACGCTCCTCCCCGAGGGCACGCAACTCGTCGCCGACAGCGTGCTGCCGGCCCCGCCCGTCCCGATGCTCGGCCATGTCACCTCCAGCTACCGCAGCGCCGCCCTCGGCCGCACCTTCGCGCTCGCCCTGGTCGAGTCCGGCCGCGAACGCGTCGGCGAGCGCCTGTACGCCCCGGTGGGCGACCGACTGGTTCCGGTGACCGTCACGAGCCCCGTCCACTACGACCCCGAGGGAGCCCGCCGCGATGGCTGA
- a CDS encoding pyridoxal phosphate-dependent decarboxylase family protein yields the protein MDEREAALRRAHDHAVRWLASLSDRPVPARAPVEEIVRALGAELPAGPSPPGEVVDLMATACEPGLTAFPGGRFYGFVVGGTEPAALAADWLVAAWDQNSVMRAVSPAHSAVEDIAGAWLLDLLGLPGGSAVGFTTGATMANFTCLAAARDALLGRSGWNVARDGLTGGPRLRVLAGEHRHLAVDLALRYLGLGEPEPVPADAQGRMDPTALRRSLTDGGPERRPTLVVLQAGEIHSGAFDPFEETIPAAHEAGAWVHVDGAFGLWAAASPRHAALTAGCAAADSWATDAHKTLNVPYDCGLAVVRDPAALRAAMGLHGAYLIHDEHGDPVDKVPELSRRGRAFTVWAALRSLGRSGVADLVDRLCRHARAFATGIADIDGATVLNDVVFTQVCARFGDDARTDRVLERLLADGTAWITGSTWHGHRVLRISVSNWSTTDDDVRRTLDAIRRAATAT from the coding sequence ATGGATGAGCGCGAGGCGGCGCTCCGCAGGGCGCACGACCACGCGGTGCGCTGGCTGGCGAGCCTGTCCGACCGGCCGGTTCCGGCCCGCGCCCCGGTCGAGGAGATCGTGCGCGCGCTCGGCGCGGAGCTGCCCGCGGGGCCGAGCCCGCCCGGCGAGGTCGTCGACCTGATGGCCACCGCCTGCGAACCGGGGCTCACCGCGTTCCCCGGCGGACGCTTCTACGGCTTCGTCGTCGGGGGCACCGAACCGGCCGCGCTGGCCGCGGACTGGCTGGTCGCCGCCTGGGACCAGAACAGCGTCATGCGCGCCGTCTCCCCCGCGCACTCGGCGGTGGAGGACATCGCCGGGGCGTGGCTGCTCGACCTGCTGGGGCTGCCGGGCGGCAGCGCCGTCGGGTTCACCACCGGCGCCACGATGGCGAACTTCACCTGCCTGGCCGCCGCGCGCGACGCGCTGCTGGGCCGGTCCGGCTGGAACGTCGCCCGGGACGGCCTCACCGGCGGCCCGCGCCTGCGGGTCCTCGCCGGCGAACACCGCCACCTGGCCGTCGACCTGGCCCTGCGCTACCTCGGCCTCGGCGAGCCCGAACCGGTCCCCGCCGACGCGCAGGGCCGCATGGACCCGACGGCGCTACGGCGGTCCCTGACGGACGGCGGACCGGAACGGCGCCCCACTCTCGTCGTCCTCCAGGCCGGAGAGATCCACTCCGGCGCCTTCGACCCCTTCGAGGAGACGATCCCCGCCGCCCACGAGGCCGGCGCGTGGGTCCACGTGGACGGCGCCTTCGGACTGTGGGCGGCCGCCTCCCCGCGCCACGCCGCCCTGACAGCGGGCTGCGCGGCCGCCGACTCCTGGGCGACGGACGCCCACAAGACCCTCAACGTCCCCTACGACTGCGGCCTCGCCGTCGTCCGCGACCCGGCGGCGCTGCGGGCGGCGATGGGCCTGCACGGCGCCTACCTCATCCACGACGAGCACGGCGACCCCGTCGACAAGGTGCCCGAACTCTCCCGGCGCGGCCGGGCGTTCACCGTCTGGGCCGCGCTGCGTTCCCTGGGCCGCTCCGGCGTGGCCGACCTCGTGGACCGGCTCTGCCGCCACGCCCGCGCCTTCGCCACCGGCATCGCGGACATCGACGGCGCGACCGTCCTCAACGACGTGGTGTTCACCCAGGTCTGCGCCCGCTTCGGCGACGACGCCCGCACGGACCGCGTCCTCGAACGCCTCCTCGCCGACGGCACGGCCTGGATCACCGGCTCCACCTGGCACGGCCACCGCGTCCTGCGCATCTCGGTGAGCAACTGGTCCACGACCGACGACGACGTACGCCGCACCCTGGACGCGATCCGCCGCGCGGCGACCGCCACCTGA
- a CDS encoding sarcosine oxidase subunit beta family protein — translation MSPRTPGADLPEHPDRLWRNPEPRKSYDVVIVGGGGHGLATAHYLARNHGITNVAVLEKGWLAGGNMARNTTIIRSNYLWDASAGIYEHALKLWEGLEEELDYPLLFSQRGVLNLAHGLQDVRDSVRRVEANRLNGVDAEWLDADGVREVCPIVNTSPDVRYPVLGGTYQPRGGIAKHDHVAWGLARSADAAGIDIIQNCEVTGLDVRGGRVMGVRTNLGTVAAGKVALCAAGHTSVLARMAGIELPLQSHPLQALVSELLEPVHPTVVMSNAVHVYVSQAHKGELVMGAGIDAYTSYTQRGAFHVIEDQMAAALELFPVFARAHVLRTWGGIVDVSPDASPVVGLTPVAGLYLNCGWGTGGFKATPGVGWVYAHTIAHDSPHTLNAPFSLDRFTTGALVDEHGAAAVAH, via the coding sequence ATGAGCCCCCGCACCCCCGGCGCCGACCTCCCCGAGCACCCCGACCGGCTGTGGCGCAACCCCGAGCCCCGGAAGTCCTACGACGTGGTGATCGTGGGCGGCGGCGGACACGGCCTCGCCACCGCCCACTACCTCGCCCGCAACCACGGCATCACGAACGTCGCCGTGCTGGAGAAGGGCTGGCTCGCGGGCGGCAACATGGCCCGCAACACCACGATCATCCGCTCCAACTACCTGTGGGACGCCAGCGCCGGGATCTACGAGCACGCCCTCAAGCTCTGGGAGGGCCTGGAGGAGGAACTCGACTACCCGCTCCTCTTCTCCCAGCGCGGCGTGCTCAATCTGGCCCACGGTCTCCAGGACGTCCGCGACAGCGTGCGCCGCGTCGAGGCGAACCGCCTCAACGGCGTGGACGCGGAGTGGCTGGACGCGGACGGCGTGCGCGAGGTCTGCCCGATCGTCAACACCTCCCCGGACGTGCGCTATCCGGTCCTCGGCGGCACGTACCAGCCCCGGGGCGGCATCGCCAAGCACGACCACGTGGCGTGGGGCCTGGCCCGCTCGGCGGACGCGGCGGGCATCGACATCATCCAGAACTGCGAGGTCACGGGCCTCGACGTACGCGGCGGCCGGGTCATGGGAGTACGGACGAATCTGGGCACTGTCGCGGCCGGCAAGGTGGCGCTCTGCGCGGCCGGCCACACCTCGGTCCTCGCCCGCATGGCCGGCATCGAACTCCCGCTCCAGAGCCACCCGTTGCAGGCCCTGGTCTCCGAACTCCTCGAACCCGTCCACCCGACGGTCGTCATGTCCAACGCGGTGCACGTGTACGTCAGCCAGGCCCACAAGGGCGAACTCGTGATGGGCGCGGGCATCGACGCCTACACCTCGTACACCCAGCGCGGCGCCTTCCACGTCATCGAGGACCAGATGGCCGCCGCCCTGGAACTGTTCCCGGTGTTCGCCCGCGCCCATGTGCTGCGCACCTGGGGCGGCATCGTCGACGTCAGCCCGGACGCCTCGCCGGTCGTCGGACTCACGCCCGTCGCCGGCCTGTACCTCAACTGCGGCTGGGGGACGGGCGGTTTCAAGGCCACGCCGGGCGTCGGCTGGGTGTACGCCCACACCATCGCGCACGACAGCCCGCACACCCTCAACGCCCCCTTCTCGCTCGACCGTTTCACCACCGGCGCGCTCGTCGACGAGCACGGCGCCGCCGCCGTGGCCCACTAG
- a CDS encoding dihydrofolate reductase family protein: MTVTADLAISLDGYVAGPNVSLDNPGGDGAEPLFEWIHGLASWRERQGLAGGAENRDSELMREWFDATGAVVMGRTMYETGADFWGEDPPFRAPVFVLTHRPHPVLVKQGGTTFTFVTDGVHDALDRARAAAGDRNVDIAGGASTVRQYLGAGLIDELHLHVVPALLGGGLRLFDGPAAAGPRALEPLSVIHTPLATHLKYRFPK, encoded by the coding sequence ATGACCGTGACCGCGGACCTGGCCATCTCTCTCGACGGCTACGTCGCCGGCCCGAACGTCAGTCTCGACAACCCGGGCGGCGACGGCGCCGAGCCGCTCTTCGAGTGGATCCACGGCCTGGCGAGCTGGCGGGAGCGCCAGGGCCTGGCCGGCGGGGCGGAGAACCGCGACTCGGAGCTGATGCGCGAGTGGTTCGACGCCACCGGGGCCGTGGTCATGGGCCGGACGATGTACGAGACGGGCGCGGACTTCTGGGGCGAGGATCCGCCCTTCCGCGCCCCGGTCTTCGTCCTCACCCATCGCCCCCACCCGGTCCTGGTCAAGCAGGGCGGCACCACGTTCACCTTCGTCACCGACGGCGTCCACGACGCGCTCGACCGGGCGCGGGCCGCCGCCGGGGACCGCAACGTCGACATCGCCGGCGGCGCCAGCACCGTACGGCAGTACCTCGGGGCGGGGCTGATCGACGAACTGCATCTGCACGTGGTCCCCGCCCTCCTCGGGGGCGGGCTGCGCCTCTTCGACGGTCCGGCCGCGGCCGGGCCGCGCGCCCTGGAACCGCTGAGCGTGATCCACACGCCGCTCGCCACCCACCTGAAGTACCGCTTCCCGAAGTGA
- a CDS encoding sulfite exporter TauE/SafE family protein yields the protein MEWGPATAGVAVGMLIAVVTAPVGVSGAVFLLPVQLSVFAVPNPAVTPTNLLYNVVAGPGALLRHRRAGTLGGPLVRRLVLGTLPGVVVGAVVRVFAVPGPYVFRLLVAALMLPLGVWLIVRTLRPAPTGVRRPPPAPRTVTGLALVVGVVGGVYGIGGGSILGPVLVGRGVPVAQVAPAALASTFATSVVGAGTYALLSLASTGSIAPDWSLGLACGLGGLLGGYLGARLQPHLPETLLRLLLGTLATALGALYALDALS from the coding sequence ATGGAGTGGGGACCGGCCACGGCCGGGGTCGCGGTCGGCATGCTGATCGCCGTGGTGACGGCGCCGGTCGGGGTGTCCGGGGCGGTGTTCCTGCTGCCGGTGCAGCTCAGCGTCTTCGCGGTGCCGAACCCGGCCGTCACCCCGACGAACCTGCTCTACAACGTGGTGGCGGGACCCGGCGCCCTGCTCCGCCACCGGCGGGCCGGCACCCTGGGCGGGCCGCTGGTGCGCCGGCTGGTGCTGGGCACCCTGCCCGGTGTGGTCGTCGGGGCGGTCGTCCGTGTCTTCGCCGTTCCCGGCCCGTACGTCTTCCGGCTGCTGGTCGCCGCGCTCATGCTGCCGCTGGGCGTCTGGCTGATCGTACGGACCCTGCGCCCCGCGCCCACCGGCGTCCGGCGCCCGCCGCCCGCGCCGCGGACGGTGACCGGTCTGGCGCTCGTGGTCGGGGTCGTGGGCGGTGTGTACGGCATCGGCGGCGGCTCGATCCTCGGCCCGGTCCTCGTCGGGCGGGGCGTGCCCGTCGCCCAGGTCGCCCCCGCCGCGCTGGCCTCCACGTTCGCCACCTCGGTGGTCGGCGCCGGCACCTACGCGCTGCTGTCGCTGGCCTCCACCGGCAGCATCGCCCCCGACTGGTCCCTCGGGCTGGCCTGCGGCCTCGGCGGTCTGCTCGGCGGCTATCTCGGCGCCCGGCTCCAGCCGCATCTGCCCGAGACGCTGCTGCGCCTGCTGCTCGGCACCCTGGCCACCGCGCTCGGCGCGCTGTACGCGCTCGACGCCCTGAGCTGA
- a CDS encoding SRPBCC family protein — protein MSGQFEAIVDVDRPIDEVFAYLADGRNDPQFSPRVLKIERVPDGPTAVGTVFRSTVKDAGMKSAREFRITTLEAPVTLRWAEISKNTVMAREGGYDLESLGEAKTRVRIFNVLEGHGLGKLLIGLALSAARKDADAFGQRIKSAAEAAIPAR, from the coding sequence ATGTCAGGACAGTTCGAAGCGATCGTGGACGTCGACCGTCCCATCGACGAGGTGTTCGCCTATCTCGCGGACGGGCGCAACGATCCGCAGTTCAGCCCCCGGGTGCTCAAGATCGAGCGGGTCCCGGACGGTCCGACCGCCGTGGGCACTGTCTTCCGGAGCACCGTCAAGGACGCCGGGATGAAGAGCGCCAGGGAGTTCCGTATCACCACCCTGGAGGCGCCGGTGACGCTCCGGTGGGCCGAGATCTCCAAGAACACCGTGATGGCGCGTGAGGGCGGCTACGACCTGGAGTCGCTGGGCGAGGCCAAGACGCGCGTCCGGATCTTCAACGTCCTGGAGGGCCACGGTCTGGGCAAGCTCCTGATCGGTCTGGCGCTGTCGGCCGCCCGCAAGGACGCCGACGCGTTCGGGCAGCGGATCAAGAGCGCCGCCGAGGCCGCCATCCCCGCGCGCTGA
- a CDS encoding glycoside hydrolase family 19 protein: MSKRRLSALLAAVAVATAVPVLTTATEASAASCSSYPSWQAGRSYVTGDIVRYTDGKAYIAEHDNPGYDPIISTWFWEPYACDNGPTNPSGGFVVSETQFNQMFPNRNSFYTYSGLKAALSAYPGFATTGSDTVKKQEAAAFLANVNHETGGLVHVVEQNTANYPHYCDWSQWYGCPAGQAAYYGRGPIQLSWNFNYKAAGDALGIDLLGNPWLVQNDAAVAWKTALWYWNTQNGPGTMTPHNAMVNGAGFGQTIRSINGSLECDGRNPAQVQSRVDAYQRFVGILGTSAGGNLYC; the protein is encoded by the coding sequence GTGTCGAAGCGCCGACTCTCCGCCCTGCTCGCCGCCGTCGCCGTGGCGACCGCCGTACCGGTCCTGACCACGGCCACCGAGGCGTCCGCCGCGTCCTGTTCGAGCTACCCGAGCTGGCAGGCCGGCCGGTCGTACGTCACCGGCGACATCGTCCGGTACACCGACGGCAAGGCGTACATCGCCGAGCACGACAACCCGGGCTACGACCCGATCATCAGCACCTGGTTCTGGGAGCCCTACGCCTGCGACAACGGCCCGACGAACCCCTCCGGCGGCTTCGTGGTGAGCGAGACGCAGTTCAACCAGATGTTCCCGAACCGGAATTCGTTCTACACGTACAGCGGTCTCAAGGCCGCCCTGAGCGCCTACCCGGGCTTCGCCACCACCGGCAGCGACACCGTCAAGAAGCAGGAGGCGGCGGCCTTCCTCGCCAACGTCAACCACGAGACCGGCGGTCTGGTGCACGTCGTCGAGCAGAACACCGCCAACTACCCGCACTACTGCGACTGGAGCCAGTGGTACGGCTGCCCGGCGGGCCAGGCCGCCTACTACGGGCGCGGCCCCATCCAGTTGAGCTGGAACTTCAACTACAAGGCGGCGGGCGACGCGCTCGGCATCGACCTGCTCGGCAACCCCTGGCTGGTCCAGAACGACGCTGCCGTCGCCTGGAAGACCGCCCTCTGGTACTGGAACACCCAGAACGGCCCGGGCACGATGACCCCGCACAACGCGATGGTCAACGGCGCCGGATTCGGCCAGACGATCCGCTCCATCAACGGCTCCCTGGAGTGCGACGGACGCAACCCGGCCCAGGTGCAGAGCCGGGTCGACGCCTATCAGCGGTTCGTCGGGATCCTGGGCACCTCGGCGGGCGGCAACCTCTACTGCTGA
- a CDS encoding sarcosine oxidase subunit gamma, which produces MADPTRRRALAAATRASRGAIRLAELPFLAQLDIRLDPKDPAADAVNRALGLDLPLEPNSAVHTSRSSALWLGPDEWLLLGRPGTQQTTEASIREAAGEAPVSVTDVSAQRTTFLVSGPRARDLLSHGCSLDLHPRAFTPRRCAQTTLARTHVTLISRDHPSPGFWLLVRSSYAPYLTNWLLDAATEYLRPDPHDPF; this is translated from the coding sequence ATGGCTGACCCGACACGGCGCCGCGCGCTGGCCGCCGCCACCCGCGCCTCCCGGGGCGCGATCCGGCTCGCCGAACTCCCCTTCCTCGCCCAGCTCGACATCCGCCTCGACCCCAAGGACCCGGCGGCCGACGCGGTGAACCGGGCACTGGGCCTGGACCTCCCCCTGGAACCCAACTCGGCGGTCCACACGAGCCGTTCCTCCGCACTCTGGCTGGGCCCGGACGAATGGCTGCTGCTCGGCCGCCCGGGAACCCAACAGACGACGGAGGCGAGCATCCGCGAGGCGGCGGGCGAGGCACCCGTCTCCGTCACCGACGTCTCCGCCCAGCGCACCACGTTCCTCGTCTCGGGCCCCCGAGCCCGCGACCTCCTGTCCCACGGCTGCTCCCTGGACCTCCACCCCCGCGCCTTCACCCCCCGCCGCTGCGCCCAGACCACCCTCGCCCGCACCCACGTCACCCTGATCTCCCGCGACCACCCCAGCCCCGGCTTCTGGCTCCTGGTCCGCTCCTCCTACGCCCCCTACCTGACGAACTGGCTCCTGGACGCGGCGACGGAGTACCTCCGCCCCGATCCCCACGACCCCTTCTAG